The sequence tattcattcattttcctttggcttagttcctttattcatctggggtcgccacagcagaatgaaccgccaacttatacagcatatgttttacatagcggatgcccttgaagctgcaacccagtactgggaaacatccatacacaccagtTTAGTTTATGCAactcacctatactgcatgtctttggactgtgggggaaaccgaagcacctggaggcaACCCGCACGAACAGAGAAcgtgcaagctccacacagaaatgccaactgacccagccaggtctcgaaccagcgaccttcctgtgaggcgacagtgctaaccactgagccaccgtgttgcccctgtCTTTTATATTtgagctttttacaataattattgtttcaaagcagctttacaaaaggtgcacattattacattacaattaaaTGAAGTTAAAGTTGTTATATACAGACATCATTATCCTGCAATTTTATTgaatataggtgatgtctatgtgtacatgattaatgaagtgtatttgtgtattaagtgtatgtgttgtcctggaaGTCCTCGATGGTTGGGCTCATCTCTTCATCTATTTGTATGAGTTGTCCTCAAAGTCCTTGATGGTTGGCAgcatatgttatatttattacaaGTAGATTTACCATGCAAGATTAATTCAAGTGCTTCACCTTTATTGAAACTTGATCTTTATGAAAACACTTAAAGTGATCTCATGCTaactttgttttgtaattttgaatgtcattttgttttgattttgtatttgatttttattttgtagttttattgttttgcttAGAACAACTCACACGACGGATGCTAATGTAAAGCGTAcattttttatgtacattttatttttcaccaCAGTACACTGTCTAAAATCCActtactgtagcattttaaaTGGAGTTAACCCCAAAATGTAAattgtcatcattcactcaccatttacttgttttaaacttcCCTccttacaaaagaagatattttgaagaatgttggaaacctgtaagcattgagaaatgatataataataataataataataataataataataaatattattaaataaatccggggtcgccacagcggaatgaaccgccaacttatccagcacgtttacgcagcggatgcccttccagctgcaacccatctctgggaaacaaccacacacactcattcatacactacggacaatttagctgacccaatttagctgacccaattcacttgtaccgcatgactgtgggggaaaccggagcacccgaaggaaacccacacaaacttagggagaacatgcaaactccacacagaaacgccaactgacccagccgaggcttaagccagtgaccttcttgctgtgaggtgacaacactacctactgcaccactgcatcgccacaTATTGCATGATATaaatttttcctactatggaagtcaatggttacaggttttcagctttcttcaaaatacctccTTTTGTCTTCAACCAAAGAATAAACTCATAAACAGTTTGAAATAAGTCTTTGATGTAAATGGCAGTCTATGTTTTACATGTCAAATAATTGTGCAAATGGAATAAAACACTATACACAAGTAAAATGATCAgtaaacaatcttttttttcatGGTACTTTAATCTTAATGTTGTGTTGCTTGTGCAGGACATCCAGTATCTGAGGCAGAATGTCCATGTTGAGTAAAGGCTTGTCCATATCATCGGTTCCTGACCCAATACTGTACCTCATCCTCATTCTGTGTTTGGGTTTGAGCGATCGAAGAGATTCTGCCTCGAATCCAGTGTGTCTCTCATCAATTCCTAGAATGAAGGTCGAGTTTCTTGCTAGCTGCACACACCACAGCAGCAAACCGATGAGAATGCAAAGCAGTGAGCATAAGACGGCATTATAAACCAATCCAGAGCATTGATTCGAGGCACAGGAAGGGAGATCAGCATCGGTCAGCTCATCGATGGACTTTTGGGCAAGTTCTGGAGGACTGGCACACGTTGGCATCACAGACACTGCTTTATTCAGCTTCAGCCATTGTCGTAAATACAGAATATGGCAGTCACAGTGGAAAGGGTTCCCGGATAAATTCACCAGCCTGGGGTTGTGGAGCATGTCCAGCTGTCCTGGAATAATGGTGGTCAGCAGGTTATTCTGCAGCAGCAGCTCTGTGATGTGGGCAGGAAGGTGAGGGATGTTCCTCAGGCCCTGCCAGCTGCAGTTTACATACACACCTTTAGAGGGCAAACTCATGCACCTGCAGGAGTCACAGCCGACGTGTGTAAAGAAGGAGCATAAAAGAAGAGAGAAGAGCATCCTGTTGGGGAGGAAAGCGTGTCGACTTTAGCACAGGATTTGAATTGTATGAATTGTAATGTAGTGAATTAATTGTACAGTtgtaaaactttattattatggGTTTAGTTTTGTAACAAATGTAATAATGTGTTACAAAGTAAGTAGTTACTATGACTAAATTACTTTTCTGCTGAAAAACTAAGGGGTTACTGTTCAGTTTTtggtaatttaatatttaattaattacttaaaatatACTTGCCTTAAATAATGTACATAAATTCAACCATTTCAGACTATAGTGTAAATATGTTTAgcagaataattatattttttcaactaaagaagatttttttaagacaACTACATCCACAGTAGAAAATGCTGCTTTCCacacaatagccgcgtttccactatcgcgcctaaagcgagcaagCCAGAACGAGTCAAGGCCAGTcgcatttccactatcacttccggggcgtaatcgggccaaagcaaggcttccttggggccagcgtccggcctttttcggcccgccgaataccttgggccaaggagggccaactggggcttcggggcggggttacgtacaaaggcggagttttcctgtcaggtaaggaggagacaagatgctttcttcccttccatttgttttgctatcgcgcttgatcaacttactaagaaaaagaaaaaatggatagcagacagtactggtcagttgaggacaccagggctcttctgaacatttgggccgaggaaaatgttcagaggcaaatagacggcgtttgcagaaatgaggacgttatcaagtacatcgttgcggttataatttgagttttttgttcccgctgaagtgggcgggttgtgtgacgtttgatttgggggacgttctgggggcggtatttgcgtgacgcgctgcgagcaactagcccgacagtggaaacgcgacatgatttcggcctcatttctcaacctcccgggctattggcccggcctggcccgattaaagccctggcttgcactggcccgatagtggaaatgcggctaatcaGTTTATGTTGGGGCGAGGAATtacgtttattttttacaaatttaagtggattgtacataaaacaattatgttgcccccaaaaaaccctcaaaagttgttgtttgaacaaacagcaatgtcattttttgagtgtatgcgtAAGAATTGTTTTTGAGAAATTAGTTTATGACAATATAAGTTACCTATTTAGAAAAGCAgagtaattatatatacatattttgttgttattcacataattaaataattacgaTTTACCTAATGaaggttttatttgtttaactttaTCCAGGCTATTgaaatgttttagaaatgttttagtCAGTATATTTTAAGGCGtcattaattgaaaatgttttgtgttttgatacaaacattctttaaaaaagtaactgtTAGGGCCCTGTCAATAagacgcaagacgtgtttggtgtgatttgttactattttcagaccaagGCAACACCTAAAGATTTGCgccacactgtttaaatagctaatccatttgcgccactttgtggactcatgggcatgctggtttagaaaggaggtgtgttaaagcgcattgttggcatgttgctattttgaggaactaaaatagaccactgaccaactgaaagctggccTAAAGTCCAGCAgggcgcgttagttatgcgcctatgtgggtccaaaacgcgtacacattgcttaagacacataggatgtacagcaatacacaaatatctttacatatgaaaaaattaaaggattaaaatgatacaaaaatgattattttgtacataagtataaaaaccactgcctccatgactTCTTCATGTTgggtgcttttttcagtttattcatgacaat comes from Danio aesculapii chromosome 23, fDanAes4.1, whole genome shotgun sequence and encodes:
- the gp9 gene encoding glycoprotein IX (platelet), with protein sequence MLFSLLLCSFFTHVGCDSCRCMSLPSKGVYVNCSWQGLRNIPHLPAHITELLLQNNLLTTIIPGQLDMLHNPRLVNLSGNPFHCDCHILYLRQWLKLNKAVSVMPTCASPPELAQKSIDELTDADLPSCASNQCSGLVYNAVLCSLLCILIGLLLWCVQLARNSTFILGIDERHTGFEAESLRSLKPKHRMRMRYSIGSGTDDMDKPLLNMDILPQILDVLHKQHNIKIKVP